The following are from one region of the bacterium genome:
- a CDS encoding response regulator → MGKARIFLVEDEILVLEDLRERLLRGDYEIVGTATEGNEAIYKIRSSDPDLVIMDVRIKGELSGIEVAIIIQSHFEHPPPVIFLTGFSESTFAYLKVLPDYIYLNKPFHESVLFEAVERALKKCRKTI, encoded by the coding sequence ATGGGCAAAGCCAGAATCTTCCTTGTTGAAGACGAAATATTAGTTCTTGAAGATCTCAGAGAGCGATTGTTGAGAGGAGATTACGAAATAGTTGGAACGGCGACCGAAGGAAATGAAGCAATCTACAAAATTAGATCGAGCGATCCCGATCTCGTAATCATGGATGTTCGCATAAAAGGGGAGCTGAGCGGCATCGAGGTTGCGATCATTATTCAGAGCCATTTTGAGCATCCTCCTCCAGTGATTTTTCTAACAGGATTCTCCGAAAGCACATTTGCCTATCTGAAAGTCCTGCCTGATTATATTTATCTGAATAAACCGTTTCATGAATCGGTTCTCTTCGAAGCGGTCGAACGTGCTCTCAAGAAATGCAGAAAGACTATTTAA
- a CDS encoding MFS transporter gives MNILKPPCDEGVIYSSSAISPCLKSARPWILAATIVGSSMAFIDGTVVNVALPALQQNLNATATDLQWVVESYALFLAALLLVGGSLGDRFGRRLIFAIGVGLFALASAWCGAAPNIRTLIIARAVQGIGGALLVPGSLAIIGTSFSEEERGRAIGTWSGFSAITTAIGPVLGGWLIEHFSWRAAFFINLPLAAFILLLVFRYVPESKNRTGPAKLDWGGALVATLGLGSVVYGLIESSNAGWRNPMVLSSLVAGVFLLALFLFLETSVKNPMLPLELFRSKNFTGSNALTFFLYAGLGGSLFFFPLNLIQVQGYSATAAGAAFLPFTVILFFLSRWSGDLVKKYGARIPLIIGPTISALGFVLFAIPAVSSNYWTSFFPGVVVLGFGMAISIAPLTTTVMNSVNENQAGIASGINNAVSRTAGLLAVALFGAVMLAAFSHHLDKQLSGTAISKEVRVSLMEHRSKLAALKPPAKLETRAKLILHQAIQSSFVSAFRLIMIISAGLAIASAIVAWVTIGR, from the coding sequence ATGAACATCCTCAAGCCTCCTTGCGATGAGGGGGTCATTTATTCCAGTTCCGCTATCTCTCCTTGTCTAAAGTCTGCACGGCCGTGGATTCTCGCAGCCACAATCGTGGGATCAAGCATGGCTTTTATCGACGGAACCGTGGTAAATGTAGCTTTGCCCGCGTTGCAGCAGAATCTGAACGCAACGGCCACCGATCTGCAATGGGTTGTGGAATCTTATGCTCTGTTTCTCGCAGCCTTGCTTCTAGTAGGGGGATCGTTGGGAGATCGTTTTGGAAGGCGGTTGATTTTTGCTATTGGCGTTGGACTCTTCGCGCTGGCTTCTGCGTGGTGCGGGGCTGCTCCCAATATTCGCACGCTGATCATCGCGCGAGCCGTTCAGGGAATCGGCGGGGCGCTTCTTGTTCCCGGAAGTCTTGCGATCATTGGAACGTCGTTCAGCGAAGAGGAGCGGGGACGTGCAATCGGCACATGGTCCGGTTTTTCAGCAATAACGACAGCCATCGGACCTGTTCTGGGCGGTTGGCTGATTGAGCATTTTTCCTGGCGCGCCGCGTTTTTCATCAATCTTCCACTGGCTGCTTTCATTCTGCTTCTTGTTTTTCGTTATGTTCCCGAAAGCAAAAACAGGACCGGCCCCGCGAAATTAGATTGGGGTGGTGCACTTGTCGCAACACTTGGTCTCGGAAGCGTGGTGTATGGATTGATTGAATCTTCCAATGCGGGATGGCGAAACCCGATGGTCCTGTCATCACTCGTGGCGGGAGTTTTTCTTCTTGCTCTATTTCTTTTCCTGGAAACGAGCGTGAAGAATCCCATGTTACCTCTGGAATTATTTCGGTCGAAAAATTTCACCGGCTCCAACGCACTTACGTTTTTCTTATACGCCGGACTGGGCGGATCGTTGTTCTTCTTTCCGTTGAACTTGATTCAAGTCCAAGGCTATTCCGCCACTGCAGCCGGCGCGGCGTTCCTGCCTTTTACGGTCATTTTGTTTTTTCTTTCTCGGTGGTCAGGGGATTTAGTGAAAAAATACGGCGCACGAATTCCACTCATCATCGGGCCAACCATTTCCGCTCTTGGCTTTGTCCTTTTCGCAATACCAGCTGTAAGTAGTAACTACTGGACAAGTTTTTTTCCCGGAGTAGTGGTCCTCGGCTTCGGTATGGCAATTAGCATCGCCCCACTGACGACTACCGTGATGAATTCGGTAAACGAGAATCAGGCAGGGATTGCATCCGGAATCAACAACGCGGTTTCAAGAACGGCGGGACTTCTCGCCGTTGCCCTGTTTGGCGCAGTAATGCTGGCCGCATTCAGCCATCATTTGGATAAACAGTTGTCCGGAACGGCAATCTCAAAGGAGGTCCGAGTTTCTTTGATGGAGCATCGCTCGAAATTGGCAGCCTTGAAGCCGCCTGCTAAACTTGAGACTCGTGCGAAACTTATTCTTCATCAAGCCATCCAATCCTCATTTGTTTCCGCTTTTCGGTTGATCATGATCATCAGCGCGGGTCTCGCAATTGCGAGCGCCATTGTAGCATGGGTGACCATCGGAAGATGA
- a CDS encoding DUF1697 domain-containing protein has protein sequence MKYVAFPRGINVGGKNMVKMDELKKAFESLGAKNVKTLLASGNVLFESTEKDPLKLRKVIEDKMNQKFGLKVNVILRTIGEIQDLVDSNPFQKIKITPETRLYVTFLSEKSKSSLKIPYESPERDFKIVRASHKEVCSVLTLTPARRSVDVMAILEKEFGRNVTTRNWNTVLKLLKA, from the coding sequence ATGAAATACGTTGCGTTTCCTCGCGGTATCAATGTCGGCGGCAAGAATATGGTGAAAATGGATGAACTGAAAAAAGCATTTGAGTCGTTGGGCGCAAAAAACGTGAAAACACTTCTTGCCAGCGGAAATGTCCTATTTGAATCTACAGAGAAAGATCCTCTGAAGCTTCGCAAAGTCATTGAAGACAAAATGAATCAAAAGTTTGGTCTGAAAGTGAATGTAATCCTGCGCACCATCGGAGAGATCCAGGACTTAGTGGATTCGAATCCCTTTCAGAAAATCAAGATAACTCCCGAGACCAGGCTTTATGTGACATTTCTATCGGAGAAATCGAAGAGCAGTTTGAAAATTCCGTACGAATCGCCGGAAAGAGATTTCAAGATTGTGCGCGCCTCACATAAAGAGGTCTGCAGCGTTCTGACACTGACTCCGGCGAGGCGCTCGGTGGACGTGATGGCTATTCTTGAAAAGGAGTTCGGACGCAACGTTACAACTCGAAACTGGAATACGGTCCTGAAGCTTTTGAAGGCTTGA
- a CDS encoding DUF979 domain-containing protein, with translation MNIWFLNLDTVYVVAGIVLFVFAAMTFKDKAHPHRYGSSLFWLILAIVFAFGSLLPHWLTGILVLTMVAFDGVGRVSRGSYNEATQEQQAEQAARLKNKIFWPVLAIPLVTFIFALAFRLGGYDSSAVNRAALIGLGVGGIVAMILALRITSSTMRTMFNEGRRINDAIGSLSLLPQLLASLGVIFTAARIGDLIAGGIQSIVPENSLFLLVLANCVGMTVFTIVMGNSFAAFPVIASGVLVPLIVKPFGVDPAMVAIITLTAGSSGTLMTPMGANFNIVPTALLNMKDQYGVIKFQLPFALAIWSLHVLLMWTMIKLL, from the coding sequence GTGAACATCTGGTTTTTGAATTTGGACACCGTTTATGTGGTTGCAGGAATCGTGCTGTTTGTGTTTGCGGCAATGACTTTCAAAGACAAAGCTCACCCGCATCGCTACGGGAGCAGTCTGTTCTGGTTGATTCTCGCGATTGTTTTTGCGTTCGGCTCCCTTCTGCCGCACTGGTTGACCGGCATATTAGTTTTAACGATGGTTGCATTCGATGGTGTGGGCCGAGTCAGCCGGGGCTCATACAACGAAGCAACCCAGGAGCAACAGGCGGAGCAAGCTGCGAGGCTCAAGAACAAAATATTCTGGCCGGTACTTGCAATTCCGCTCGTCACATTCATTTTTGCATTGGCCTTTCGTCTTGGCGGGTACGATTCAAGCGCTGTTAATCGCGCCGCGCTGATAGGGCTCGGAGTTGGCGGCATTGTTGCAATGATTCTGGCTTTGCGAATCACCAGCAGCACAATGCGAACCATGTTCAACGAAGGGCGCCGGATCAACGATGCGATCGGCTCTTTGAGCTTGCTTCCGCAACTGCTGGCATCCCTTGGAGTCATTTTCACAGCAGCAAGAATTGGTGATCTGATCGCAGGTGGCATCCAATCGATCGTTCCAGAGAACAGTTTGTTTTTGCTGGTTCTCGCAAACTGTGTCGGGATGACCGTGTTCACAATCGTGATGGGCAACTCGTTTGCTGCCTTCCCTGTGATTGCTTCCGGTGTTCTGGTTCCGTTGATCGTTAAACCGTTCGGCGTTGATCCGGCCATGGTCGCGATCATCACTCTAACGGCGGGCTCCAGCGGGACACTTATGACGCCGATGGGCGCAAATTTCAACATCGTCCCGACTGCCCTGCTAAATATGAAGGATCAATACGGAGTGATCAAATTCCAACTTCCTTTTGCGCTGGCGATCTGGTCTCTGCACGTTTTACTGATGTGGACCATGATCAAACTTTTGTAA
- a CDS encoding DUF969 domain-containing protein, which translates to MSEWFKLIGIVIVIVGFALKLRTTLVVVAAALATGLIAGLPLFSSVANPGQEGLINMLGRAFTENRLMTLFIITLPAIGLAERYGLQEQSAVLIRRVRAATVGRLSTLYQLFRVLHGILGLRLTGHASFVRPLIFPMSAGAAEARIEGEMEPEKLEKIKAANSAAENYGNFYGQNLSIVQPGVLLVYGVMKGLGYEVSLWRLVLFTSPIVLFSIVLGVVQFLWLDRRLGRTAKEPVKQ; encoded by the coding sequence TTGTCCGAATGGTTCAAGCTGATTGGCATTGTAATCGTCATAGTTGGTTTCGCTCTTAAGCTGCGCACGACCCTTGTTGTTGTCGCAGCTGCTCTGGCCACCGGTTTGATTGCGGGGTTGCCGCTGTTTTCGAGCGTAGCAAACCCTGGACAGGAAGGACTGATCAACATGCTGGGCCGCGCTTTTACCGAGAACCGTTTGATGACGCTTTTCATCATCACGCTTCCCGCGATCGGACTCGCCGAACGGTACGGTTTGCAGGAGCAATCTGCGGTGTTGATCCGGCGAGTGCGCGCAGCGACCGTCGGTCGCTTGTCGACCCTTTATCAGCTCTTTCGTGTTCTTCATGGCATCTTAGGTTTGCGGCTCACCGGTCATGCATCATTCGTCAGACCGTTGATTTTTCCGATGTCAGCAGGCGCGGCTGAGGCCAGGATTGAGGGAGAAATGGAACCTGAAAAGCTGGAGAAAATTAAAGCCGCAAATTCCGCCGCCGAAAACTATGGAAATTTCTACGGACAAAACCTGTCGATCGTGCAACCCGGTGTCTTACTAGTTTATGGCGTGATGAAAGGTCTGGGCTATGAAGTAAGCCTGTGGCGTCTGGTTTTATTTACTTCGCCTATCGTCCTCTTTTCCATAGTGTTGGGGGTAGTTCAATTTCTCTGGCTTGATCGCCGCTTAGGCAGAACCGCAAAAGAACCGGTGAAACAGTGA